In Artemia franciscana chromosome 4, ASM3288406v1, whole genome shotgun sequence, a single window of DNA contains:
- the LOC136025816 gene encoding uncharacterized protein LOC136025816 isoform X2, producing MTHKRPNLGPYVPGLVKTGVSHLVAFILILNLSCSYSAPVTNDVATLDYSEGCFYMMQHYEEGERIITNEPCLNCTCQNSMLMCFLKVCPFAKPIGQNCTVEKRPDQCCPVITCPEVPVPLMIGVVSTTTRPVTPSSFTGLATLSDEEGCVIDDKYYPDGAQVPSDPSKPCDLCYCIRNHTACVMQECILYVDGCAPVFEEGVCCPVRYECDRDKIPQVIGTTQPPAIANSGMCFRNGEAFVDGALVPTDDPCEHCYCMHGDIVCAVQECGKPMQPLGDNCVAIAPKEGQCCPEAYECYTTSTEVDIVPSDGQQQENGDFEGSDSQNTERPAEDKIEESSEDTSSGDSVLEVVPPTSEQQLSETSDNKTPESLEELLTTESEAVTSQEATRPPVFEATVVETEEDLSSTSAPPVESLSQETNSEEDVETETTFPSSESQLAGEEDQLVTVLPETSESQPETIPDDAVVFPGPPSQESEVPEDIASSLDSQKPLQEENSMTVNLDELVGKDDITSEDQGSHQVITSSLGESTPETAENGPTAEKEEETTLAQLAEESAQAGSNLSEGEDQSNFTDGLETESSIPEDISDLGDKNEVQSSLETDLSVAEKEESTTEAQDLGSGAFLVEQTGETDTGSGEGSLMQGLVSSSAEFSGEESVTESSLNLDYNVENEQSNEKDDDLLPIQSTEDHNATGINENPATDLMIESGSGSLSSEHELGVTETSDSLSDKTDTISETNNQLLEHSTETLNSMEINPTPVQIMDSGSDVDQIKEASGEVFDSTGNSETITEDNILETEGSGNISTEEITTGKEPELNEGSGEQLEVEDLDSVDKTEEIQSQTEITTIDSTEQNALTVSGDGEEISINNEGSGEQLEAEDSDTVNKNENDIAQSQTESPATQFVEDNSSTEIEDGSGSVGETSTDEVGSGEQLEAENLDSIDTNDETENQPEMTTSQFIEQNSLTDMDEGSGNVEEFSSNEEGSSEQTGAENPDSGEKIDENQSQTEAPIEQSTEENNSLDIDEGSGTLEEISTSDNAIKEQDINEQGSGVFLEMLDLTSEKEPESQSGSGDNVSQFGAEGTSRPNILLEEGSGLVMVESSGNDGQIGDESLVPSIVQEIEDEFSGNNELNSKEDTNEANSIAPEVTTVNSIENDVVGNTEGAGINLDFMLTVTETSESETTTHLTEKEVMETEKENDFGSVNAEQVGNVESETSEKLDNLDESTDDPVLIGDNNIPGMTEFPTSMIDLGQEINESNNDLGSGENLEKEDNENNEDLVNLLEATFEPEILVASAKPEMVLINTNKPENLLEAQSTVAPIQEGAEDIESSGEGLVNESSNGLGSGEKLDNEEKENIEAVTEVLEIGTESEVLVTSAKPEMVQINTNDPGNLLGSQGSIAPIQEGAEEVESSGEELSNEDTDGLGSGENLEKEENENNLAMTDVLEIVTEQQIIVTSAKPEVVQINTNQPGSLLGTESPIIPIQEGAEDPESSGEPLIDEKVDDQIDKEDSAPFSTTSEGTEENNFESSGFLLTEDPTQNPEIPQGSETDSSTEKSEWPVGSIEQSGHSEIDSDLEGLEEMEFSGHSTLTPDNSHSIDSEGSGDNSLPQTQESQIIEGSGSFETELNAGNTEIESPESEDGDALLSNGEEEENQDSSQTEAESTDNSGIEEATLTPMNQLVSSQTSEPSSSIEEGGPKDESEYEVVDNSIETATEKADMDQSQTTESAQEGSMDQPGNEEKGTIMEVTTENGETIEQESTESILEGSENENGNATVDDETQSATEKEESFGQESTENGQEVTVDEAVDTVNQAATEKDEIIGQDPTESLPSNTNDQLSASGPEESNNKDEELNLESLTDNINVASEITEVPENAEFFNTEKSNVMEDDENTVSLGLEITTELSQLNSEEGSGMLPINPDEESITNEIDSSEISTDVPLGTIPDISVDENMGSGSQILEEEIQILEPTATDSPSDEVKNETTLSAEDVENTSEVSGSSESLEELLSTDKRPDAQSEEATKPPIFEATVVETESDMLSTSTPLFETTSNGEMLTGISLTEETDDKVDTAVEETDTTDKDLIGENVESSTHLTADNFEPSLHEMTTRRIDENANSIVNIPDEENLINTGDVAPVPSNTDRPDDSDVAEATAMSVDESFVDNTEETLAELSLNEDKDRSEITENLSNISATESSNLITESETSPQDGFSLDYDADSTEITPITSTDSDLEDNSDLTEVTTKSSDTLPESTSPSFIGEALTETGATGSPQEESLDNSTESDGSNSVDTEKPAEDKVEEPSENTSTSDTVPEDVSPTGEQQISETSDNKTPESLEELLTTDNEDVAPHEEATKPPVFEATVVEAEVDMSSTSVPLVETLPQEVPGEGNCFVEGITYPNGGFVRSSSSCMINCVCKDSIVTCSVPNCPSPPESLNCSPVERSGDCCPQYACPGSCFVEGEVYENFSPVPTNDSCRSCFCINSQLECITPVCSRPPELGCRLVKVNVPGECCPSWKCLHGESGSVFPPSESQLAGEEEQSATVLPETSELQQESIPDDAVIFPGPPSQESEVPEDIASSLNSQKPLQGGNSMVVNLDEIVGKDDVTSEGQGSHQVIASNLGDSTVAPQTTAEDNNNKPVSLEEKIDEEVMDEETNQSNGSGIQEVAEGDTGSNENVESEKDSNGSDKGEDMKAVDDQDTIESLEPIKEVNVENLAIDSDLESVPNPENETPENSEVEDNIVDNKETTIGSVNMPEEQSENEEKPGEESNVEPEGESISDVEAQQVEETESNNKPSQGEEGKDDEDFETEAENETETENSFPDSGTPGQSESQENTQKNENDQGNNEIQSTDNLVSGQDSQLPESQENAGQQTEQIEGESEVSDNSAEEGDSPQAPEVGLDNTSEKNKEEIGAETEGQQAENENDTNKLDPDSEDFDTLPQEEIAQKPAEENFVQDTEQGPNKETEVGENAEDKDEEASSDLQSPNAEGPSVSGEDPQTIVEPVPETDDTEIQPIEELDSSDLTPAVGTAEVSLLEELDSDSQEPEEIDEDSEFDEEESPDLVIGPGACLFDGKVFVSAQQIPRDDPCDFCFCFRGDIICLQQSCPPPIPGCFEEAIGGFCCPRYECPVRQAFQNITVQPTIPPLPVLMRNPQPIALPLTQVQIQGCEILGEFFQQGEIIPRASGPCLECKCGMNGMMECDPRACQPEPMLRKMMTAAVKRRRRSLGKRLGREIHFHISGDRLIME from the exons ACACCACATCCACTGAGGTAGACATCGTTCCTTCAGATGGGCAGCAGCAAGAAAATGGTGACTTCGAAGGAAGTGATTCCCAGAACACTGAGAGACCAGCTGAAGATAAAATTGAAGAGTCCTCTGAAGACACGTCTTCTGGTGATAGTGTGCTTGAAGTTGTTCCTCCAACAAGTGAACAGCAATTATCTGAAACTAGTGACAACAAAACACCCGAATCTCTAGAAGAGCTGCTTACTACAGAGAGTGAAGCCGTGACATCACAAGAGGCAACTCGACCTCCTGTTTTTGAGGCAACTGTCGTAGAAACAGAAGAGGATTTGTCATCAACTTCGGCCCCACCTGTTGAGAGTCTATCACAGGAAACAAACAGTGAAG aagaCGTTGAGACTGAAACAACCTTCCCCTCATCTGAGTCACAGCTTGCCGGCGAAGAGGATCAATTAGTAACAGTCTTGCCAGAAACAAGTGAATCTCAACCAGAAACCATACCCGATGATGCTGTAGTGTTCCCAGGACCACCTTCTCAGGAATCAGAAGTTCCTGAAGATATTGCTTCCTCCTTGGATTCTCAGAAGCCTCTTCAAGAAGAAAATAGCATGACTGTGAATCTCGATGAACTTGTTGGGAAAGACGATATTACAAGTGAAGATCAAGGATCCCATCAAGTAATTACCTCAAGTCTTGGTGAAAGCACTCCGGAAACAGCGGAAAATGGGCCAACGGcagaaaaagaagaggaaacaACTCTGGCACAATTAGCGGAAGAATCAGCACAAGCAGGCTCAAACCTCTCTGAAGGGGAAGATCAGAGTAACTTCACGGATGGTTTAGAAACTGAATCATCTATACCTGAAGACATTTCCGATCTAGGTGATAAAAATGAAGTGCAAAGTTCTCTTGAAACTGATTTATCAGTAGCAGAGAAAGAGGAATCCACAACTGAAGCTCAAGATTTAGGATCTGGGGCCTTTTTAGTTGAACAGACTGGAGAGACAGACACTGGAAGTGGCGAAGGATCTCTTATGCAAGGGCTTGTTAGCTCCTCAGCTGAATTTTCAGGAGAAGAGTCAGTAACAGAAAGTTCTTTGAATTTAGATTATAACGTTGAAAATGAACAGAGTAATGAAAAAGATGATGATCTGCTGCCTATACAATCTACAGAGGATCACAATGCTACTGGAATAAATGAAAATCCCGCGACTGACTTGATGATTGAGTCTGGAAGTGGCTCTCTTTCATCTGAACATGAATTAGGTGTAACAGAAACCTCGGATAGTCTATCTGATAAAACTGACACTATTTCTGAAACAAATAATCAACTATTGGAACATTCAACGGAAACCTTAAATTCAATGGAAATTAATCCAACTCCTGTCCAAATAATGGATTCTGGTAGTGATGTGGACCAAATCAAAGAAGCATCTGGAGAAGTATTTGATAGTACTGGTAATAGTGAGACCATAACAGAGGACAATATTTTGGAGACTGAGGGCTCTGGAAACATATCAACTGAAGAAATCACAACCGGCAAAGAACCAGAGTTAAATGAAGGGTCCGGAGAACAACTTGAAGTTGAAGATCTAGATTCTGTTGACAAAACTGAAGAAATCCAAAGCCAGACAGAAATTACAACTATAGATTCTACTGAGCAGAATGCTTTAACAGTCTCTGGCGACGGTGAAGAAATATCTATAAACAATGAAGGATCAGGAGAACAACTTGAAGCTGAAGATTCAGACACTgttaataaaaacgaaaatgaCATAGCGCAAAGCCAGACTGAATCACCAGCTACACAATTTGTAGAGGATAATAGTTCAACAGAAATTGAAGATGGCTCTGGTAGTGTAGGAGAGACGTCTACAGATGAAGTAGGGTCTGGAGAACAGCTTGAAGCTGAAAATCTTGATTCTATAGATACAAATGATGAAACAGAAAACCAACCTGAAATGACAACTTCACAATTCATAGAGCAGAATAGCTTAACAGACATGGATGAAGGTTCTGGAAATGTGGAAGAGTTTTCTTCCAATGAGGAAGGGTCGAGTGAACAAACTGGAGCTGAAAACCCTGATTCTGGcgaaaaaattgatgaaaatcaAAGTCAGACAGAAGCACCAATTGAACAATCAACTGAGGAAAATAATTCATTAGATATTGATGAAGGTTCTGGTACCTTAGAAGAGATATCTACAAGTGACAATGCCATTAAAGAACAAGATATTAATGAGCAAGGAAGTGGTGTATTTTTAGAAATGCTTGATTTAACAAGTGAAAAGGAGCCAGAGAGCCAGAGTGGTAGTGGCGACAATGTCAGTCAATTTGGTGCCGAAGGAACTTCACGGCCAAATATTCTCCTTGAGGAAGGTTCTGGCCTTGTTATGGTTGAAAGTAGTGGTAATGACGGGCAAATTGGAGATGAATCTCTTGTTCCTAGCATTGTCCAAGAAATAGAAGATGAATTTAGTGGCAACAATGAACTTAACAGTAAAGAAGACACTAATGAAGCCAACAGCATAGCTCCTGAAGTGACAACTGTAAATTCTATTGAAAATGATGTCGTTGGAAATACAGAAGGTGCTGGGATAAATTTAGATTTCATGTTAACGGTTACCGAGACTTCAGAATCTGAAACGACTACTCATTTAACAGAAAAAGAGGTCAtggaaactgaaaaagaaaacgattTTGGATCAGTAAACGCTGAACAGGTGGGAAATGTTGAATCCGAAACTTCAGAAAAGTTGGATAATCTCGATGAATCTACTGATGATCCTGTCTTGATTGGAGATAATAATATTCCTGGCATGACAGAATTTCCTACTTCCATGATTGATCTTGGCCAAGAAATTAATGAAAGTAATAATGATCTAGGTAGTGGAGAGAATTTAGAGAAGGAAGACAACGAAAATAATGAGGATTTGGTTAATTTGCTTGAAGCCACATTTGAGCCAGAGATTTTAGTGGCATCTGCAAAACCAGAAATGGTTCTGATCAATACTAACAAACCAGAAAATCTTCTTGAAGCTCAAAGCACAGTAGCTCCGATTCAAGAGGGAGCAGAGGATATTGAGAGTTCGGGCGAAGGACTAGTTAACGAAAGCAGCAATGGCCTAGGAAGTGGAGAAAAATTAGATAacgaagaaaaggaaaatatagaAGCAGTAACTGAAGTGCTTGAAATTGGAACTGAGTCAGAGGTCTTAGTGACTTCTGCAAAACCAGAAATGGTTCAAATCAACACAAATGATCCAGGCAACCTTCTGGGATCTCAAGGTTCTATAGCTCCAATTCAAGAAGGAGCCGAGGAAGTCGAAAGTTCTGGTGAAGAGCTTAGTAATGAAGACACTGATGGCCTAGGCAGTGGAGAAAATttggaaaaggaagaaaatgaaaataatttggcTATGACTGATGTACTAGAAATTGTTACTGAACAGCAGATTATAGTAACGTCTGCAAAGCCTGAAGTGGTTCAGATCAATACAAATCAACCAGGAAGTCTTCTCGGAACTGAAAGTCCAATAATTCCAATCCAAGAGGGAGCTGAGGATCCTGAAAGTTCTGGTGAACCATTAATTGATGAAAAAGTCGATGACCAAATAGACAAGGAAGACAGTGCACCTTTTTCTACTACTTCCGAGGGTACTGAAGAAAACAATTTCGAAAGCTCTGGATTCTTACTTACTGAAGATCCAACCCAAAATCCTGAAATTCCTCAAGGCAGTGAAACTGACAGCTCTACTGAGAAATCTGAGTGGCCAGTTGGATCAATTGAACAATCTGGCCATTCAGAAATAGATAGTGACTTAGAAGGGCTGGAGGAGATGGAGTTTTCTGGTCATTCTACACTGACACCCGATAATTCACATAGCATAGATTCTGAAGGATCTGGAGACAACTCTCTCCCTCAAACTCAAGAAAGCCAAATTATAGAGGGATCTGGTAGCTTTGAAACTGAACTAAACGCTGGAAACACAGAAATTGAGTCCCCCGAATCTGAAGATGGGGACGCCCTTCTGAGTAATggcgaagaagaagaaaatcagGATTCTAGCCAAACAGAAGCCGAATCGACTGACAATTCTGGTATAGAAGAAGCAACTCTTACCCCCATGAATCAGCTTGTATCTTCACAAACTTCTGAACCATCCTCTTCAATCGAAGAAGGAGGACCAAAAGACGAAAGTGAATATGAAGTCGTAGATAATTCAATAGAAACAGCTACAGAAAAAGCTGATATGGACCAGTCACAGACAACTGAAAGTGCACAAGAAGGCTCCATGGATCAACCTGGAAATGAAGAGAAAGGCACAATAATGGAAGTTACTACAGAGAATGGCGAAACTATTGAGCAAGAGTCAACTGAAAGCATCTTAGAAGGCTCTGAGAATGAAAATGGAAATGCAACCGTAGATGATGAAACTCAATCTGccacagaaaaagaagaaagcttTGGTCAAGAAAGTACTGAAAATGGTCAGGAAGTCACTGTAGATGAAGCTGTAGACACAGTAAATCAAGCTGCAACAGAGAAAGATGAAATCATTGGCCAAGATCCAACTGAAAGTTTACCATCTAATACAAACGATCAACTTTCAGCTTCTGGGCCCGAAGAAAGTAATAACAAGGACGAAGAGCTCAACTTGGAAAGTTTAACAGATAATATAAATGTAGCTTCTGAAATAACTGAGGTTCctgaaaatgcagaatttttcAATACAGAAAAGTCTAATGTTATGGAAGACGACGAAAATACCGTAAGCTTGGGACTTGAAATTACAACTGAATTATCTCAGTTAAACAGCGAAGAAGGTTCTGGTATGTTACCAATTAACCCCGATGAAGAGAGTATTACCAACGAAATTGATTCTTCAGAAATTTCTACAGATGTTCCATTAGGGACTATTCCAGATATATCTGTTGATGAAAACATGGGTTCAGGCTCTCAGATCCTTGAAGAAGAGATACAAATTTTGGAACCCACAGCAACAGATTCACCTTCAGATGAAGTAAAAAACGAAACAACCCTATCAGCTGAAGATGTTGAAAATACATCTGAAGTTTCAGGATCATCCGAATCTCTAGAAGAACTACTATCTACAGATAAAAGACCTGATGCACAAAGTGAGGAAGCGACTAAACCTCCTATCTTCGAAGCAACTGTCGTAGAAACTGAGTCAGATATGTTATCAACTTCAACCCCTCTTTTTGAAACAACTTCGAATGGGGAGATGTTGACTGGAATTTCTTTAACTGAAGAAACGGATGACAAGGTTGACACTGCTGTTGAAGAAACAGATACTACTGACAAGGATTTAATTGGTGAAAATGTTGAAAGCAGTACTCATTTGACAGCTGATAATTTTGAACCTTCACTTCATGAAATGACAACCCGTAGGATTGATGAAAATGCAAACAGTATTGTAAACATACCTGATGAAGAAAATCTAATTAACACTGGTGATGTTGCCCCGGTTCCTTCCAATACTGACCGTCCAGACGATTCTGATGTTGCGGAAGCAACAGCTATGTCAGTTGATGAGAGTTTTGTAGACAATACTGAAGAAACCCTTGCAGAGCTAAGCTTAAATGAAGACAAAGATCGAAGTGAAATCACGGAGAATCTGAGCAATATTTCGGCTACTGAATCTTCAAATTTGATAACTGAATCAGAAACATCCCCACAAGACGGGTTCAGTTTAGATTATGATGCAGATtctacagaaattactccaatTACAAGCACTGACTCAGATTTAGAGGATAACAGTGACCTTACTGAAGTAACTACAAAATCATCAGATACTTTACCTGAAAGCACTTCACCGTCGTTCATTGGAGAGGCCCTCACTGAAACAGGAGCAACAGGCTCTCCCCAAGAAGAATCACTAGACAATAGCACAGAATCGGATGGGAGCAACTCAGTGGATACTGAGAAACCAGCTGAAGATAAAGTTGAAGAGCCTTCTGAGAACACGTCTACCAGTGATACTGTGCCTGAAGATGTTTCTCCGACAGGTGAGCAGCAAATATCCGAAACTAGTGACAACAAAACACCCGAATCCCTAGAAGAGCTATTGACCACAGATAATGAAGATGTTGCACCACACGAGGAAGCAACTAAACCTCCTGTTTTTGAAGCAACTGTTGTAGAAGCAGAAGTAGATATGTCATCAACGTCAGTCCCGCTTGTTGAAACGCTGCCTCAAGAAGTACCCGGTGAAG gtAACTGCTTTGTGGAAGGTATAACGTACCCAAATGGAGGATTTGTCAGAAGCAGCTCTTCCTGTATGATTAACTGTGTTTGCAAGGATTCTATTGTAACATGCTCTGTCCCCAACTGCCCGTCTCCACCAGAGTCATTAAATTGCTCACCGGTGGAAAGATCTGGAGACTGTTGTCCACAGTATGCTTGTCCCG GATCTTGTTTCGTAGAAGGAGAAGTTTATGAAAACTTTTCACCTGTCCCCACCAATGATTCATGTCGATCCTGTTTTTGTATTAACTCACAACTTGAATGCATCACACCTGTGTGCTCTCGTCCACCTGAACTTGGCTGCCGCCTTGTAAAGGTTAACGTTCCTGGTGAATGTTGCCCAAGCTGGAAATGCTTGC ATGGTGAAAGTGGGTCAGTTTTCCCTCCATCTGAGTCACAGCTTGCTGGTGAAGAGGAGCAATCAGCAACAGTCTTGCCAGAAACTAGTGAACTTCAACAAGAGAGCATACCAGATGATGCTGTAATATTCCCTGGCCCCCCTTCTCAGGAATCTGAAGTCCCTGAAGATATTGCTTCTTCCTTGAATTCCCAGAAACCCCTTCAAGGAGGAAATAGTATGGTTGTAAATCTCGATGAAATAGTTGGAAAAGATGACGTTACGAGTGAAGGTCAAGGATCTCATCAAGTCATTGCATCAAATCTTGGTGACAGTACTGTCGCCCCTCAAACGACAGCAGAAGATAATAACAACAAGCCAGTTTCTCTTGAGGAAAAAATTGACGAAGAAGTAATGGACGAAGAGACGAACCAAAGCAATGGAAGTGGAATTCAAGAAGTAGCTGAGGGAGACACGGGCTCGAATGAGAACGTGGAATCTGAGAAAGACAGCAATGGTAGCGATAAGGGAGAAGATATGAAAGCAGTTGATGATCAAGATACAATCGAATCCTTAGAACCAATAAAGGAAGTTAATGTTGAGAACTTAGCAATTGACAGTGACTTAGAATCCGTCCCAAATCCTGAAAATGAAACACCAGAGAATTCAGAAGTAGAAGACAATATCGTGGATAATAAAGAAACAACTATTGGATCTGTTAACATGCCAGAAGAACAATCAGAGAATGAGGAAAAACCAGGAGAAGAAAGCAATGTAGAGCCAGAAGGTGAGTCAATCAGTGATGTTGAAGCACAACAGGTTGAAGAGACAGAAAGTAATAATAAGCCATCACAAGGCGAAGAAGGAAAAGACGATGAAGATTTTGAAACAGAAGCTGAAAATGAAACCGAaactgaaaacagttttccagACAGTGGAACTCCCGGACAGTCGGAATCGCAAGAAAATacacagaaaaatgaaaatgatcaAGGGAATAATGAAATACAGTCAACTGATAACCTAGTTTCTGGCCAAGATTCTCAGCTGCCTGAATCTCAAGAAAATGCAGGACAACAGACGGAACAAATAGAGGGTGAAAGTGAGGTATCTGATAATAGCGCAGAAGAAGGAGATTCGCCCCAGGCTCCAGAAGTAGGATTAGACAACacaagtgaaaaaaacaaagaagaaatagGTGCTGAAACTGAAGGACAACAAGCTGAGAATGAAAATGATACCAACAAACTTGATCCTGACTCTGAAGACTTCGATACTCTGCCTCAAGAGGAAATTGCACAAAAACCAGCTGAAGAAAACTTTGTTCAAGATACTGAACAAGGCCCAAATAAAGAGACTGAAGTAGGGGAAAACGCAGAAGACAAAGATGAAGAAGCATCCTCCGATCTTCAAAGCCCTAATGCTGAAGGTCCTAGTGTATCTGGAGAAGACCCACAAACTATAGTAGAACCTGTACCAGAGACAGATGATACTGAAATTCAACCCATTGAAGAGTTAGACTCTTCAGATCTGACCCCAGCAGTTGGTACAGCTGAGGTTTCCCTTCTAGAAGAACTAGATTCAGATTCACAAGAACCTGAAGAAATTGATGAAGATTCAGAATTTGACGAAGAAGAGTCCCCAGACCTTGTAATTGGTCCTGGTGCTTGCTTATTTGACGGTAAAGTATTTGTCTCAGCGCAGCAAATCCCACGCGATGATCCATGCGATTTCTGTTTCTGCTTCCGAGGCGACATTATATGCTTGCAGCAAAGCTGTCCTCCCCCCATTCCAGGCTGTTTTGAAGAGGCGATCGGTGGATTCTGCTGCCCCAGATACGAGTGTCCAGTTAGACAAGCTTTCCAAAACATTACAGTTCAGCCTACTATTCCTCCACTGCCTGTACTCATGAGGAACCCGCAGCCAATAGCCTTGCCGCTCACCCAAGTGCAGATTCAAGGTTGTGAAATTCTTGGAGAATTTTTCCAGCAAGGTGAAATAATACCAAGAGCGTCTGGACCGTGCTTAGAGTGCAA GTGTGGTATGAATGGTATGATGGAATGCGACCCAAGGGCATGTCAACCTGAGCCGATGTTAAGAAAAATGATGACTGCTGCCGTTAAACGTCGAAGAAGAAGTCTGGGCAAGCGGCTAGGAAGGGAAATTCACTTTCACATATCCGGTGATAGGTTAATAATGGAATAG